From Armatimonadota bacterium, the proteins below share one genomic window:
- a CDS encoding APC family permease has product MIGSVLRRVLIGPPLPTSQLIHERVSKVKGLAVFSSDALSSTAYATEEILIVLSAAGAGALSLSVPIAGAIAAVLAVVAFSYYQTIHAYPSGGGAYIVAHDNLGLWPGLVAAAALLIDYALTVSVSISSGVAAVTSAVPALYGQRVPLALLAIALVATINLRGVRESAAVFAVPTYLFVGAVGALVVVGLGRSFGHSPPPPPETTAGPASLSAWLVLRAFASGSTALTGVEAISNGIPAFYPPEARNAGITLLWMAGILGALFMGITTLAHQLGISPHPQETVLSQIARSVFGTGGMYYLVQAATSLILILAANTSFADFPRLSAILARDGFLPRQLANLGDRLVFANGIVLLALVSGLLVAAFHASTHALIPLYAVGVFLAFTLSQAGMVRRWWTRREPGWRLHMLINGVGASVTCLVLTVVVVTKFVHGAWIVALLIPGCVATMRLVHHHYQDVRRQLTLEGARLPEPIRHHKVVVPVGGIHRGVLPALRYARSLSDDVTAVLVDIDPQRTRETVEKWPRWAPGIPLRVLPSPYRSLTGPLLTYLDTLEWEVGFDQQLTIVLPEFVPEKWWHFLLHGQNALLLKVALYFRRSRAGQRVPVVTSVPYYLGGTDRPPPPAAPQAARPLWALGGLLVVVGVALSLGVAHAWPAILQQALGMAVVLLVAVFAFVLIVRSL; this is encoded by the coding sequence ATGATCGGCAGCGTGCTCCGCCGCGTCCTGATCGGCCCTCCCCTCCCGACCTCGCAGCTCATCCACGAGCGCGTCTCGAAAGTCAAGGGGCTGGCGGTCTTTTCGTCGGACGCCCTGTCCAGCACGGCGTACGCCACCGAGGAGATCCTGATCGTCCTCAGCGCGGCCGGCGCGGGTGCCCTGTCCCTGAGCGTGCCCATCGCGGGGGCCATCGCCGCGGTTCTGGCGGTGGTGGCGTTTTCGTACTACCAGACCATCCACGCCTACCCGTCCGGAGGCGGGGCCTACATCGTGGCCCACGACAACCTGGGGCTGTGGCCGGGCCTGGTGGCGGCGGCGGCGCTGCTGATCGACTATGCGCTGACCGTGTCGGTGAGCATCTCCTCGGGCGTGGCGGCGGTCACCTCCGCCGTCCCGGCCCTGTACGGCCAGCGCGTTCCGCTGGCCCTGCTGGCCATCGCCCTGGTGGCGACCATCAACCTCCGGGGGGTCCGGGAGTCGGCAGCGGTGTTTGCCGTGCCCACCTATCTGTTCGTGGGGGCCGTGGGGGCGCTGGTGGTGGTGGGTCTGGGTCGCTCTTTCGGCCACTCCCCGCCCCCTCCTCCGGAGACCACAGCCGGCCCGGCGTCTCTGTCGGCGTGGCTGGTCCTCCGGGCGTTCGCCTCGGGATCGACGGCCCTCACCGGCGTGGAGGCCATCAGCAACGGGATCCCCGCCTTTTATCCGCCCGAGGCCCGCAACGCCGGGATCACGCTGCTGTGGATGGCCGGGATCCTGGGCGCGCTGTTCATGGGCATCACCACCCTGGCCCACCAGCTGGGGATCTCCCCGCACCCGCAGGAGACCGTGCTCTCCCAGATCGCCCGCTCCGTCTTCGGCACCGGGGGCATGTACTACCTCGTCCAGGCGGCCACCAGCCTGATCCTGATCCTGGCCGCCAACACCAGCTTTGCCGACTTCCCGCGGCTGTCGGCCATCCTCGCCCGGGACGGGTTTCTGCCGCGCCAGCTGGCCAACCTGGGCGACCGGCTGGTGTTTGCCAACGGGATCGTGCTCCTGGCTCTGGTCAGCGGCCTGCTGGTCGCGGCGTTCCACGCCAGCACCCACGCCCTGATCCCCCTGTACGCGGTGGGTGTGTTTCTGGCCTTCACTCTGTCCCAGGCCGGTATGGTCAGACGGTGGTGGACCCGGCGGGAGCCGGGGTGGCGGCTGCACATGCTGATCAACGGAGTGGGCGCGTCGGTCACCTGCCTGGTCCTGACGGTGGTGGTGGTCACCAAGTTCGTCCACGGCGCGTGGATTGTGGCCCTGCTCATCCCCGGATGCGTCGCGACGATGCGGCTCGTCCACCACCACTACCAGGATGTGCGGCGGCAGCTGACCCTGGAGGGAGCGCGTCTACCCGAGCCGATCCGCCATCACAAGGTGGTGGTGCCGGTGGGGGGCATCCACCGGGGAGTCCTCCCGGCCCTGCGGTATGCCCGCTCCCTCAGCGACGATGTGACGGCGGTCCTGGTGGACATCGATCCTCAGCGCACCCGGGAGACGGTGGAGAAGTGGCCGCGGTGGGCTCCGGGAATCCCTCTGCGGGTCCTGCCGTCCCCCTACCGGTCCCTCACCGGGCCTCTGCTGACGTATCTGGATACCCTGGAGTGGGAGGTGGGGTTCGACCAGCAGTTGACGATCGTGCTGCCAGAATTCGTCCCCGAAAAGTGGTGGCACTTTCTGCTGCACGGCCAGAACGCCCTGCTGCTGAAGGTGGCCCTGTATTTCAGGCGGAGCCGGGCTGGCCAGCGCGTGCCGGTGGTGACCAGCGTCCCCTACTATCTGGGCGGTACAGACCGGCCACCTCCGCCGGCAGCGCCGCAGGCCGCGCGACCGCTGTGGGCTCTGGGGGGCCTGCTGGTGGTGGTGGGGGTTGCGCTGAGCCTGGGCGTGGCCCATGCCTGGCCGGCGATCCTGCAGCAGGCGCTGGGGATGGCAGTCGTGCTCCTCGTGGCGGTGTTCGCCTTCGTGTTGATCGTACGGTCGTTGTAG